The DNA window TAATGGGCGCCTGCGCCGGGAGAGAAATCGGCGGCCTCCATCTGGAGGCCGCCGAGTGAATGGCATTTCAGTGTTCCAACAACGGTTTGGACCGCCGCGACTATGGAGCAACCTCCTTAACGGTCACATCGTCGATGTACCAGCCGAGGTAGTCGTCGGAGGCGCCACCGAATCCGACGAGCACCCACTCCAGACGTACCGGCTGACCAAGGGCTGCCGGCGGAATGGCAATCGGTGTTCCTCCGTTGGCGAGGGCCCAATCTGCATTGTTGGTGTCCCCGTCGACTGCGGTGTAGATCGCGGCGGCGATCACCGTGTCGGTGGTATCGTCGATGATGTTGAGCACCGCGCTGTCGCCTGCTTCGAGGTCGAGCGCCTCCGCGAACGTCACCTCCGCATCAGCCACGGAAGTCAGGTCGATCACCGGGGAGCGCAGGCGCGTCGTGGTCGGGTCGAGGTAGTAACCGGGGTTGCCAACGTTGGTGCCCCAGCAATTCGTCGACATGCCGTAGCCCTCGGTCACGCTACCACCAAAGCCGCTGGAATTGGGTGCTCCCCACGCCCAGGACGTTCCCTGGGCTGTGGACACCGTGAATCCGCCGTCGCCGCCCTCGAAGTTCTCCGAGAGGAGGATTCCCTCGTTCTGATTCACCCGCACGAACAGGCGGGGCGAAGTGAGCAGCCCGGGGCTCAGCGTGACATCCACGACTTCAATCCCGTTCCCGTCCGGCGCACCGGCTTCGGTCACGACTGCACCGGTGTCTTCAGTCCACATTACGAGGTCGAAGGACGTCTCGATGCTCGTGAACAGTCCCGTCAGCGCGTTGTCCCGACGGGTGAAGCTGAAGCTTGTCACGCCAGCCGGGTCAAATGGGGTCGTGAAGGGATTCACCGATCCCCCATCGGTCGGATCGAGGCCGAACTGGCGTTCGTAGTCATTGCTGAGACCGTCGCCATCGAAGTCGCCGTTCGGATCACTGAGGTCAGCCGGCGCGTAGATCGTCGCCCACGTGGTGTAGTCGTCGCCGGAAACGACATCCGGTCCTGTCAGCACCGTGCCGAGTCCGCGGCCGTTGCTCGAATACCATTCATACTCGAGCACGTCGTACACGCCGTCGGTCACGAAATCGATCTCCGCCACGTAGTATTCCCCGTTGTTGGCCGCATCGCCGTTGCCTCCTCCGAGAACGCTGTGCGCGTCGTCGATCACGATGTCCGCACCCACGTTGTCGAGGTCGTGCAGGATGATCTTGAGCGTCGGCGTCGAGTTGTACGCGCCGTAGTAGATGTGCACCGACCCCGAGGCCAGACCGGTAATATCCACCAGACCCTTCGCTCCCTGCCAGTCCCGGTAGCCGTAGTTGCCCACACTGGCGAAACCGCTCGCGCCCGTTCCGTCGCCGGTCGCCAGATCCGCACCGGGATCGTTCCCCGTCCACAGCCTCATCTGCTGCTGGCCGAAGCCGTCGAAGGTCAGGTCATCGGTCTCGTAGGTGATGCGGTCGGGTTCGCCCCCCTCTCCGGCGGTGCCGCTGACGCTGTTGTTGCTGTTGCCCAGCATCTTGTAGGCGATAACAGGACCGGTGTAGTTGCGCACTCCCGCGGGCTTCGGTGTCCCGGTCGGATCGTTGGCGCAGTACCAGCCCGTGCCCGGATTGTCCTCATTGACCGAGACGTGGAAGTAGCGGCCCTCGCCGCTCCCCGTCGTGTTCGGATTGAGCTGCGACGCGATGGTCGTCTGGAAGTCGTTGGTAACGCTCCCCGCGTTGGCCACAGGATCGTTCACCGTCAGCGTGTTGTCCGAGGGAATCGCCGTCGTCGTGTCGAGGTCGTTGCCGTTGAGGTCCGAGATCACCGCGCTGGCCACGATCTCCAGGGTCAGGCTGCCCGACGTGCCGCCGGTCGATACCTCGACCTCGTAAACCGCGGGGTCACCCGTGGCGTTCACGGCGTCGACGGTGACCGGCACGCTGCCGGCGCTCGCACCGAAATCGGAGGTCTCGACCGAACCCGCGTCGATCGGCTCGCTGAAGGTCACCGTGTAGACCAGGCGTCCGGAGACGTTGGTCAGGATCGGCAGCGGGTGCGTGTTGTCCGCGAAGGTCGTCACGCTCGGAGGCGTGTCATCCACGGTGAACTCCCACGTGTCCGGGTCGGAGATCCCGGCAAAGGGGTTCAGGCTGCGGTCGGTCAGCGCTCCGGCATCGATCTCGATGTGGTAGGTGTCACCGCCCGGCAGCGGCGCCGCCGGGGTGATCGTCAACGTGTTGCCGTCAACCACCACCTGCGGATCCGGCAGGGTGATCGTCGTCGTGCCCGGGGTCGTCTCGTTGACGATGCGGATGTCGCCGGTTCCGATGTAGATCTCCTCGTCGAAAGTGGCGACCCGCTCGATGCTGCTTCCCGACGCGTTGTCGGTCGACACCAGCCCGGGCGCCACGAAGTCCAGCGGAAGAACGTCCGCGGAGGTCGCGCCGAAGCGGAGCTCGTCAAACTCGGGAACGTTGTTCTGACCGGTTCCTCCGCGCTTGCCCGCGATGCTGATCGTATCGAAGGCGTTGTCCGCGTTGACGGTGCCGAGCTGGTCGAAATTGGCGGTCAGCGTGGCGACCACCGGCCCCAGGTTCAGGTCCTTGTCCGGAATATACACCTCGAAAATGTCATTATCGACGGCGGTCCCGGGATTGGGATCGAACGCACCCCACGTGATCTTGCCGACCACGAGGACCGTCGATCCCTCGGGGCCCCAGGATACCCCGGAAGGGGTCCGCTTCTCGGCACCGCCGCTGCCGTCGCTGTCGTTGTTCCACAGTTGGAGACGGTCCGAAGTGCCGTTGTTGCCCTGGTTCACCACGAAGGTGAAGCCGCTGCCGGTGTTGCCGCCGATTCGGTCGAAGCCGTCGGCACCCCCGGTGCCGAGGGCAAGATACGTCGTCCGTTCGTTGGTCGACGCGCTCGTGTCCGGATGCTTCTGGATCAGCGCGCTGACCCAGAGCGTGGCTCCGTCATTCATCAGGCCCGCGTCGGTCAGGGTGCTGCCCGGGCTGATCTCGTTGTTGATGATCCCGTTGCCCACAGCGGGGTTGGCGGTGGCACGCCCGCCCTGGTAGCCGAGCTTGCCGTAGGTCAGGCTGCTGTCCGCCACGAGCGCTTCGGCATTCCACGTACCGGTCAGCCCCAGACCGGGAGTATTCCCGCTCAACGTCGAATCCAGATCCGCGAAGGGCTCGTAGATCA is part of the Haloferula helveola genome and encodes:
- a CDS encoding beta strand repeat-containing protein, whose protein sequence is MRKIPIEKSSAKSLARVASLGTALLALSAHGQGVIEVGGAGVIGDTALDPGSVIPTETLGKWSANGGDGNTFSYLESPTVVVANSGQVTLTFSHRYNFESGWDGGAVYVNVNGGGFTQVLSGDFSSNGYDGTTAASVWGAEEVFTGTSTDYAVPTLITSVASLGTLTAGDTVEVEFRGGWDANTYPAAPNWEIGTVNIADTGATLLDVDFAADGPAGFTASADGTASSPWYYPPATHRFEIDADLLTSDTYSPNGAETVIDLNGAKIEVALLSGTLDNGDTFTLFDTTGSVTLTGSVGTLTLPPGTWDTSNLETDGTITILDTASPLIYEPFADLDSTLSGNTPGLGLTGTWNAEALVADSSLTYGKLGYQGGRATANPAVGNGIINNEISPGSTLTDAGLMNDGATLWVSALIQKHPDTSASTNERTTYLALGTGGADGFDRIGGNTGSGFTFVVNQGNNGTSDRLQLWNNDSDGSGGAEKRTPSGVSWGPEGSTVLVVGKITWGAFDPNPGTAVDNDIFEVYIPDKDLNLGPVVATLTANFDQLGTVNADNAFDTISIAGKRGGTGQNNVPEFDELRFGATSADVLPLDFVAPGLVSTDNASGSSIERVATFDEEIYIGTGDIRIVNETTPGTTTITLPDPQVVVDGNTLTITPAAPLPGGDTYHIEIDAGALTDRSLNPFAGISDPDTWEFTVDDTPPSVTTFADNTHPLPILTNVSGRLVYTVTFSEPIDAGSVETSDFGASAGSVPVTVDAVNATGDPAVYEVEVSTGGTSGSLTLEIVASAVISDLNGNDLDTTTAIPSDNTLTVNDPVANAGSVTNDFQTTIASQLNPNTTGSGEGRYFHVSVNEDNPGTGWYCANDPTGTPKPAGVRNYTGPVIAYKMLGNSNNSVSGTAGEGGEPDRITYETDDLTFDGFGQQQMRLWTGNDPGADLATGDGTGASGFASVGNYGYRDWQGAKGLVDITGLASGSVHIYYGAYNSTPTLKIILHDLDNVGADIVIDDAHSVLGGGNGDAANNGEYYVAEIDFVTDGVYDVLEYEWYSSNGRGLGTVLTGPDVVSGDDYTTWATIYAPADLSDPNGDFDGDGLSNDYERQFGLDPTDGGSVNPFTTPFDPAGVTSFSFTRRDNALTGLFTSIETSFDLVMWTEDTGAVVTEAGAPDGNGIEVVDVTLSPGLLTSPRLFVRVNQNEGILLSENFEGGDGGFTVSTAQGTSWAWGAPNSSGFGGSVTEGYGMSTNCWGTNVGNPGYYLDPTTTRLRSPVIDLTSVADAEVTFAEALDLEAGDSAVLNIIDDTTDTVIAAAIYTAVDGDTNNADWALANGGTPIAIPPAALGQPVRLEWVLVGFGGASDDYLGWYIDDVTVKEVAP